The bacterium genome contains the following window.
GCCCAGAAGCGCCATCCTTTCCGCGATCATCTTCAACGCTCTCGTCATCGTGTTTTTGATCCCGCTGGCGCTCCGGGGCGTAGCCTACAGGCCCCTCGGCGCGGGCGCTCTTTTTCGCAGCAGGATGCTCGTTTACGGGGTGGGCGGGCTTGTATCTCCCTTTATCGGCATTAAACTGATCGACCTCGGCCTTGCCTGGCTTGGAATGAAGTGAGGAATTCGCGGTGAAAACTCTTGTCGTCTCCATCCGCATGGCTCTCGCCACCCTGGTGCTGACCGGCCTGCTCTATCCGCTTTTCGTCACCGGTCTGGCGCAGGCGCTCCTCCCCTTTCAGGCCAACGGAAGCCTGATAGCCGATTCCGAAAGCAGGAATATCGGCTCGGAGCTGATAGGGCAGGATTTTAAATCCCCCGCGTACCTCAACCCCCGTCCCTCCCCGGCCGGAAACGGCTACGACGGCTCGGCCTCTTCCGGCTCGAACCTCGGCCCCTCCTCGGCTGCGCTGAGGGACAGAGCGCTCGGAGCTTTTAAAGCCCTTGAGGAAAACAACCCCGAGGCCGGAGGAAAGGTGCCTCTGGACCTCATAACCGCCTCCGCCAGCGGCCTTGACCCGCACATATCCCCAAATGCCGCCCTTTGGCAGGTTCCCCGCATCGCAAAAGCGCGAGGCGTCTCGCCCGAGAGGGTTAAAGCGCTGATTGAAGACCGGGTGGAAGGCAGAACCCTCGGTTTCATGGGCGAACCCCGCGTAAACGTGTTAACGGCCAACATCGCGCTTGACCGGCAATTCGGCCGCCCGAAACCGGCGAGAGGGAAGCCGGGTGACTGATCAACGGCCTACTCCGCGCGATTTCCTTGAGATAGTTCAGCGCGCCAGGCAAGGAAGGCTCAAGGTCTATCTCGGTTTCGCGGCGGGGGTCGGCAAAACCTACCGTATGCTTCAGGAAGCCCACGCCCTCAAAAAGCGCGGGGTCGATATCGTGATTGCCTCGGTGGATACCCACGGCAGGCCGGAGACGGCGGAATTGCTGCCCGGTCTGGACAAGGTTCCCCTCAGGAAAATCGAATACAGGGGGGTGACGGTAGAGGAAATGGACCTCGACGCCGTTCTGGCCCGAGCGCCGACCATAGCCATCGTGGACGAGGTCGCTCACACCAACGCGCCGGGATCAAGAAACACCAAAAGATACAAAGACATTCTGGAACTTCTCGGCGCGGGCATAAATGTCGTCTGCGCCTTCAACATCCAGCACCTCGAAAGCCTCAACGACGTAATAGAAAGGGCTACCCGTGTAAGGGTGCGCGAAACGGTGCCCGACACCTTCCTCGAAAGGGCGGACCAGATCGTAAACGTCGATCTTCCCGTCGAGGAACTCGTCGAACGCCTCAAAATCGGCAAAATTTACGCTCATGACAAGATCCCCGTGGCCCTGGAGGGTTTTTTCAAGGACGCCAACCTTCTTGCCCTGAGGGAGCTCACCTTCAGGGAGATTGTCGACAGTCTGGAGCGCATCGGCGCGCCCAAAGCCGGAGAAACGGGCAAGCCCACCGGCCCGAACCGGGTAATGGTCTGCATATCCTCCATGCCCGAGCGCTCCGCCGCGCTTTTGAGGCACGGGTCGAGGATGGCGGGAAGGCTGAACACGAAGTGGTACGTCGTTTACGTCCAGACGCCCGCCGAAGCGCCGAATCGCATCTCTTCGGAAGCGCAGCGGCATCTGCTGGACAATTTCCAGCGGGCGCAGGAGCTGGGAGCGGAAGTAGTGCGCCTTTACGGCAAAGACCCGGTCGAGGCGGTTCTGGATTTCGCCCGCTCCCACGGGGTGGGCTACATGCTCATCGGAAGAAGCCGGCGCAACTGGTTTTACCGGCTCCTGGGCCGGGATCCCATGCACAGAATGGTTGACATGGCGGAGGGGCTGGATCTCAACATCGTCTCTCTTGAACATGGAGAAAACCCGTGACCCTGAGAGGCAAACTTTTAGCGGCGCAAATGCCGCTCGGCATAGCCCTGGCCATCATAAGCCTGGTCTCGACCTTTTCCCTTGTGCGCCTTGGCGAGAAATCCGAGCGGATTCTGAGCGAGAATTACCGTAGCGTGCTGGCGGCGCAGAGGATGGACGAATCTCTCGAACGCCTCGACGACGTTGCCGTTAAAATCGTCTTCGGCGCGCCCTTGTCCGAAGTCGATGAGCCATCCTCAAAGCTGATAAAGGATTTTGAGGATGAGCTTACAGCCGCCGAAAGCAACATAACGGAGCCGGGAGAGAGAGAAACGCTTGCGAGGCTCTGGACGGACTGGCTCGAAGCGGCCGGCCGCTTCGAGGTCCTGGGCAAGACCCCTCCATCGGCGCAAAGCCGCGTCTACTACGACTCGGAGGTTTCGCCCGCCGTCGCTCGCGTCAAGGCGGGAATAACGAATCTGCTGGACCTGAATCAGGATGCGATGGTTAGAAAGAGCGACCGCGCCGCCGAGCTTTCAAAAAATCTGCAAAAATTCGTTCTGGCCTGCTGGATATTGTCGGTGGCCAGCGCGCTGACGCTGGTCTGGCACATGACCCGAAGGTTTTTACGCCCCTTCCAGATACTTCAGCAGGCCGTGAGAAACGTCGGAGAAGGAGATCTGGAGGTAAGGACCAGCCTTAAGGGGCAGGACGAGGTCGCCGTGCTCGCGCGCGACTTCGACGCGATGGCGGAGCGGCTCAGCCAGTATCGCAAGAGCTCTCTCGGGGAACTGCTTCGCGCTCAGCAGGCCGCTCAGGCCGCCATAGACAGTCTTCCCGAACCCGTCCTGATTTTCGGCACGGACGGGGAGCTTATGAGCTGCAACCTGGCGGCGGACAGTCTCGGAGGAAAGGAATTCGACCTAAAAAAAGCCGACAAGCAGTTTCTCGCAGCCATAGACATGCTGAAAAAGCACGTCACGGGAGGCAAAGGCGTCTACTCGCCGAAGGGACTGGACGAAACCATAAGGGTTGCTTCGCACTCCGGCGACAGGTACTTCCTCCCCTCCGCCAGCCCGCTCAGGGACGAAGAGGGCGCGACCATCGGCTTTACCGTGGTCCTTCAGGACGTGACCCGCTTCAAAAGATTCGACGAGCTAAAAGACGACATGGTTTCGACTGTCGCGCACGAGTTTCGCACGCCGCTGACCTCGCTTAGAATGGCCATACACATCTGCCTTGAGCAGATTGCCGGGCCCCTCACTGAAAAGCAGGCCGACATGCTGACGGCGGCGCGGGAGGAGTGCGAGAGACTTCAGACGCTTGTGGACGACCTCCTCGATCTGTCGCGGCTGCAAAAGGGAATAACCCCCACAAGCCCCGAGCCTGTCCCCGCCGCCTCCCTTATGACCCGGGCGATAGCGAGACACCGCGAAGACGCGAAGGCTGGAGAAATAGGGCTGCGGGCCGAGGCGGGAGACGACGTTACGGTGCTTGCCGACCCCGACCGCATAGCAACCGTCCTCGACAACCTTATCGCCAATGCGTTGCGTTACTCGCCAAGGGGCGGTTCCGTATCGGTCAGGGCTTTCGCCTGGGAGGGCAAGGTGAAGTTCGAGGTAGAAGACAACGGACCGGGCATACCGCCGGAACATCAAAACCGCATATTCGACAAACTCTATCAGGTTCCGGGAATCGAGGGCGGGGCTTCGGGGCTCGGGCTTTCGATAGTGAGGGAGATTGTACTGGCGCACGGCGGGGAGGTGGGCGTACGAAGCGAACCCGGATTCGGCAGCGTTTTCTGGTTTACCTTAAACTCCGCCAATCCGGCCGCGAGCGCCTGAAAAAGCTTACGATTCCAGCTTCTTTCTTTTGCGCCAGAGGGTCGAGGCATCGATGCCGAGAGTCTTCGCCGCGTCTTCCAGGGTTTCCGCTTTCGCCAGAACCAGACGCAGGTGTTCCTCCTCAATCTCTTCGAGGCGAAAATCGCCGCCGACGAAGGGAGCCGATGCGCCTCCACCGGCTATCCTGTCGCCAAAAGCTTCGGGGCCGAGTACGGGCGAGGGCCAAAGAATTATCGCTCTCTCAACCGCGTTTCTAAGTTCGCGCACGTTTCCGGGCCACGGGTACGATTCAAGCACGGACTGCGACTCCGGCGAAAGCCCGGGCGGTTTCCTTCCGCCGACCTGGGCGAAAAAGGCCGCAAATCTTTCCGCCAGCAAAATTATGTCCTCCCTCCTCTCTCTGAGGGGAGGAACCGTTATCTCTATTACGTTCAGGCGATAGAGCAGATCCTCGCGAAAACGTCCGGATTTAACCGCTTCTTCAAGGTCGCGGTTGGTGGCGGCGACGATCCTTACGTCGGCGGTTCTCGTCCGGTTTTCGCCCAGGCGTTCAAACTCCCTGTCCTGTAAAAATCTCAGCAGCTTTGCCTGCAGATTTACCGAAATCTCACTTATCTCATCCAGAAAAAGGGTCCCGCCCTGCGCCGCCTCCACCTTGCCGGGCTGGTCGCGAAGGGCGCCGGTGAAAGCCCCTTTGGAGTGACCGAAAAGCTCGCTGGCAAGAAGATTTTCGCTGAGCGTCGGACAATTGACCACTACAAAGGGATTTTCTCGTCTTAAACTCATGCGGTGAAGAGCCCTTGCGAAAACACCCTTGCCGGTGCCGTTCTCTCCCCTGAGAAAAACCGAGGCGTCCGAATCGGCGGCCCGCCTGAGCACCTCGATGGCGCTTAGCATCTTTTGGGAATGGGTCTCCATGTCTTCTACGGGCACCGCCTCGCCGAGACGGAGCCGAAGATCGCCGACCTCCGTCTCAAGTTTCTTTACCGCCATCACGCGCTCGACCACGTAGCGTATCTGGGAAGGCTCGAACGGCTTTGGCAGATAGTCTTTTGCGCCGAGCTTTATGGCCTTTACCGCAGTGGATATGGTCGCATGGGCGGTGATTACGACAACTTCCAGGTTGGGATTTTCGGTCAGGATATCCGGCAGCAGGTCGAGGCCGTCCTCGTTGCCGAGGCGAAGGTCGAGAAACGCCAGATCGAAAGAGCGGCGGCGCATGGCCAGAAGGGCGGCCTCGCGGTTTGCGGCCTCGGCGACGGAGCAGCCCATCGCTTCAAGGCAGGCCGTGAGGGTGACGCGGATATTCTTGTCGTCGTCAATGACGAGCACCCGCAAAACCCTGGGCTTGTTCCCGGAAGCGGCGAAGTCTTTGTAGTTCATCCGGCTATTTTGTTCCCCCGCGCCCCGCCAGTCAACCCCGCCTTCCATATGCGAAACCGTAGAAGACCGAGGTGAAAAAATCCCGATTTTAGCGCCCGTCCGCCGGTTTTTCCGGTATTATTCTGGTTGTCCGCCAAGACGTTCGTTACGCGCCATATAGTAATAATGTATAGTCTCCTCCCCTGGAGGCTTAACGGTAAGCGAAGAGGAGTAACGGGATGAAGGTCAGAATCGATTACGATCTGTGCATGGGCGACGGCAACTGCGCCAGGGTATGTCCCGAGGTTTTCTCTTACGACAGCGGCAAGCTGCAGGGCGTTGTGAAGACCGCCGAGGTTCCGAAGGAATACGAGAGCAAGGTTCTTCGCGCCGCTTCCGAGTGCGTTCCCGGAGCCATAAAGGTGGAGTGACCGGGGTGCGATTTTTAAAAATTGTCGGTGTGCCTTCAAAATACTCTATTTTGGACCGTCAAAGAGTGATAAAGTCAGAGGCTGGCAAAATCTTTGTGCAGTTTTTATCTTTTCACCGGTGATGACAACGAAGTGAAGAACACAGCCGCTACAGAAGGTTCTATGGATTACAAGGTCGCAGACATCTCGCTCGCCGAGTGGGGACGCCGGGAAATTCTCATCGCCGAGACGGAGATGCCCGGCCTCATGGAGCTTCGCCGCGAGTTCGGGCGCACAAAGCCTCTGGCTGGCGCGCACATCGCGGGCTGCATCCACATGACCATTCAGACCGCCGTCCTCGTCGAGACGCTGCAGATTCTCGGCGCCGAGGTGAGGTGGTCTTCGTGCAACATCTTCTCCACCCAGGATCAAGCCGCCGCGGCCATCGCCGCCGCAGGCACTCCCGTCTTCGCCTGGAAGGGCGAAACCGAGGAGGAGTATTACTGGTGCGTCGAGAGGACGATACTGGGTCCCGGCGGCTGGACGCCGAACATGGTCCTCGACGACGGGGGCGATCTCACGGCGGTGCTTCACGACAGGTACCCGCAGCTTATGCCCGCCATACGCGGCATAACCGAGGAGACCACCACGGGGGTTCACCGCCTGTACCAGATGGAGCAGCGCGGCGAGCTTAAATGCCCTGCGATAAACGTCAACGATTCGGTGACCAAGTCCAAGTTCGACAACCTCTACGGCTGCCGCGAGTCGCTGCTCGACGGGATCAAGAGGGCAACCGGAGTCATGATCGCGGGCAAGACCGCCGTGGTCTGCGGCTACGGCGACGTAGGCAAGGGGTGTTCCCAGTCGCTCCGCAACATGGGGGCGAGGGTGATAGTCACCGAGATAGACCCCATCTGCGCCCTGCAGGCGGCGATGGAAGGTTATCAGGTTTCCACCGTGGACGACGTCTGCGGCGAGGCGGACATCTTCATCACCGCCACCGGCAATCACGGGGTGATAACCCGCGCCCACATGGACAGGATGAAGAACAACGCCATAGTCGGCAACATCGGCCATTTCGACGTAGAGATAGACGTAGCCGGTCTCGCCGGGCTTGAATGGGAAGAGATAAAGCCCCAGGTGGATCACGTCATCTGGCCTGACGGAAAGAGGATAATCCTGCTCTCGAAGGGCAGGCTCCTCAACCTCGGCAACGCCAACGGCCACCCGAGCTTCGTAATGTCCAGCTCCTTCACCAATCAGGTGCTGGCGCAGATAGAGCTTTTCACAAAGCATGGGAGCTACGGCAACAGCGTCTACGTTCTGCCGAAGCACCTCGACGAGCGCGTGGCGCGGCTGCACCTCGGAGCGGTCGGAGCGAAGCTCACCGTGCTTACCGGCGAGCAGGCGAAATACCTCGGGGTAGACGCAGGCGGGCCGTACAAAGCGGAGCATTACCGCTACTGAAATTTTTTTGATTTGTTTTGAAACCAATTGGTTTCGGCGAAGTATTTCAAAGTGAATGTCGCGAGAAGTCGCGACGGGCATTTTCGCGTTACGGGTATTAGACTGTAAGTTGTTGATTTTTAAATAAAATTTTGTCGTTTGGGCTGTTTGAGTTTTGCCGGCGTGTAGCTGGCGGTGGAGGTTCGACATGAGTTTAGTCGGGCGAGCAATCAGATTGATGGTGCTTGCGGCGGTTCTCCTCGGAGTTACCAACGCGGCGTACGCAACCCACTACCCCGCCGGGGCCTCGTGCATGGATTGTCATGCTCTCGGGTACGGCCAGGTGATCAGCGGAACGAAGCTCATCCGCTCGGATGCCTTCCTGACTTCGATAGGTTTCACAACGGGGCAGCTCCCTTGTCTCTTCTGTCACAGGACAGACAGGGGAACCGCCACCGAGATGAAGGGGATGGAGGTTCAGTTCGGCGCAGCGGTCGCTTCAAAGCACC
Protein-coding sequences here:
- the kdpC gene encoding potassium-transporting ATPase subunit KdpC; translation: MALATLVLTGLLYPLFVTGLAQALLPFQANGSLIADSESRNIGSELIGQDFKSPAYLNPRPSPAGNGYDGSASSGSNLGPSSAALRDRALGAFKALEENNPEAGGKVPLDLITASASGLDPHISPNAALWQVPRIAKARGVSPERVKALIEDRVEGRTLGFMGEPRVNVLTANIALDRQFGRPKPARGKPGD
- a CDS encoding ferredoxin; the encoded protein is MKVRIDYDLCMGDGNCARVCPEVFSYDSGKLQGVVKTAEVPKEYESKVLRAASECVPGAIKVE
- a CDS encoding adenosylhomocysteinase; amino-acid sequence: MDYKVADISLAEWGRREILIAETEMPGLMELRREFGRTKPLAGAHIAGCIHMTIQTAVLVETLQILGAEVRWSSCNIFSTQDQAAAAIAAAGTPVFAWKGETEEEYYWCVERTILGPGGWTPNMVLDDGGDLTAVLHDRYPQLMPAIRGITEETTTGVHRLYQMEQRGELKCPAINVNDSVTKSKFDNLYGCRESLLDGIKRATGVMIAGKTAVVCGYGDVGKGCSQSLRNMGARVIVTEIDPICALQAAMEGYQVSTVDDVCGEADIFITATGNHGVITRAHMDRMKNNAIVGNIGHFDVEIDVAGLAGLEWEEIKPQVDHVIWPDGKRIILLSKGRLLNLGNANGHPSFVMSSSFTNQVLAQIELFTKHGSYGNSVYVLPKHLDERVARLHLGAVGAKLTVLTGEQAKYLGVDAGGPYKAEHYRY
- a CDS encoding sigma-54-dependent Fis family transcriptional regulator, with the protein product MNYKDFAASGNKPRVLRVLVIDDDKNIRVTLTACLEAMGCSVAEAANREAALLAMRRRSFDLAFLDLRLGNEDGLDLLPDILTENPNLEVVVITAHATISTAVKAIKLGAKDYLPKPFEPSQIRYVVERVMAVKKLETEVGDLRLRLGEAVPVEDMETHSQKMLSAIEVLRRAADSDASVFLRGENGTGKGVFARALHRMSLRRENPFVVVNCPTLSENLLASELFGHSKGAFTGALRDQPGKVEAAQGGTLFLDEISEISVNLQAKLLRFLQDREFERLGENRTRTADVRIVAATNRDLEEAVKSGRFREDLLYRLNVIEITVPPLRERREDIILLAERFAAFFAQVGGRKPPGLSPESQSVLESYPWPGNVRELRNAVERAIILWPSPVLGPEAFGDRIAGGGASAPFVGGDFRLEEIEEEHLRLVLAKAETLEDAAKTLGIDASTLWRKRKKLES
- a CDS encoding HAMP domain-containing protein, with amino-acid sequence MTLRGKLLAAQMPLGIALAIISLVSTFSLVRLGEKSERILSENYRSVLAAQRMDESLERLDDVAVKIVFGAPLSEVDEPSSKLIKDFEDELTAAESNITEPGERETLARLWTDWLEAAGRFEVLGKTPPSAQSRVYYDSEVSPAVARVKAGITNLLDLNQDAMVRKSDRAAELSKNLQKFVLACWILSVASALTLVWHMTRRFLRPFQILQQAVRNVGEGDLEVRTSLKGQDEVAVLARDFDAMAERLSQYRKSSLGELLRAQQAAQAAIDSLPEPVLIFGTDGELMSCNLAADSLGGKEFDLKKADKQFLAAIDMLKKHVTGGKGVYSPKGLDETIRVASHSGDRYFLPSASPLRDEEGATIGFTVVLQDVTRFKRFDELKDDMVSTVAHEFRTPLTSLRMAIHICLEQIAGPLTEKQADMLTAAREECERLQTLVDDLLDLSRLQKGITPTSPEPVPAASLMTRAIARHREDAKAGEIGLRAEAGDDVTVLADPDRIATVLDNLIANALRYSPRGGSVSVRAFAWEGKVKFEVEDNGPGIPPEHQNRIFDKLYQVPGIEGGASGLGLSIVREIVLAHGGEVGVRSEPGFGSVFWFTLNSANPAASA
- a CDS encoding histidine kinase gives rise to the protein MTDQRPTPRDFLEIVQRARQGRLKVYLGFAAGVGKTYRMLQEAHALKKRGVDIVIASVDTHGRPETAELLPGLDKVPLRKIEYRGVTVEEMDLDAVLARAPTIAIVDEVAHTNAPGSRNTKRYKDILELLGAGINVVCAFNIQHLESLNDVIERATRVRVRETVPDTFLERADQIVNVDLPVEELVERLKIGKIYAHDKIPVALEGFFKDANLLALRELTFREIVDSLERIGAPKAGETGKPTGPNRVMVCISSMPERSAALLRHGSRMAGRLNTKWYVVYVQTPAEAPNRISSEAQRHLLDNFQRAQELGAEVVRLYGKDPVEAVLDFARSHGVGYMLIGRSRRNWFYRLLGRDPMHRMVDMAEGLDLNIVSLEHGENP